GGTTGCACGTGGTTGTGCCGGCAAACGCGACGGCAACGATCCATCTGCCGACGCGCGAAGCGAGCGCTGTGCGTGAGAGCGGCGTGCCGCTTGCACAGGCGGTCGGGGTAAAATTCGTTCGCACCGAGGGCGACCGTGCCGTTATCGAGGTGGTGTCAGGCGTCTACTCCTTCGAAGCCCCATGGTGAAGTCTCTGGTCTTGCTGTTCGCATCCGCCGCCGCGGCGTCGGCGGCGGTGAATTGGCTGCCGTCGTCTGTGCCGTCTGCGCCAGCGAACGGCCCGGCGTTGTGCGTGCGCGATTTTTTGACGCCCGAGCAGGGCGATGCGGTGTTGCGCGCGGCGGCGAAGGAATTCGACACGCGGGCGTCCTGGGCCGCCTATGCGGACGTGATGCGGCGGAAAATCCAGGAAGGCGCGGGCCTCGCGCCGTGGCCGCGCCGCACGCCGTTGAACGCGATGGTGAGCGAGCCGCGGGCGCACGACGGCTACACGGTGCAGAACGTGATGTTCGAGCCCGTGCCGGGGGTGTTTGTCGGCGGCAATCTCTACCGGCCGCTGCGGGCGGCGAAGCTCGCACCGGCGGTGCTGACCACGCACGGCCACACACCCGGAGTGAACGCGCCCGAGGATTGGGCGCGGCACGGAAGGTTTACCGAGAGCGTGCAGCGCCGCAGCGCGACACTGGCGCGCTGCGGCGCCGTCGTGCTCTCGCTCGACATGTTCGGCTATGGCGACTCGCTCATCGCTTTCGGCCCCGAGGCGCATCGGCGGCCGTTTTCGCTCACGATGCAGCTGTGGACGGCGCTGCGCGCGGTGGATTTTCTGGCGTCGCTGCCCGGCGTGGATGCGAAGCGCATCGCGGTGACCGGCGAATCCGGCGGCGGCGCGCAGGCGTTCCTGCTCGCGGCGCTCGAGCCGCGGATCGCGGTCAGCGTGCCGGTCGTGATGGTGTCGGGGTATTTCTTCGGCGGTTGTCCGTGCGAGAGTGGGCTGCCGATCCATCGCAGCCCGGAGCATTTCGCGAGCAATGCGATGATCGCCGCGCTCGCCGCCCCGCGGCCGCAGCTGGTGGTCTCGGACGGCAAGGACTGGACGCAGTTCACGCCGGAGAGCGAGTTTCCCTTTCTGCAGCACGTCTACGGTCTCTTCGATGCGCCGACAAAGGTGGCCAACGTCCACCTGGCGGGCGAGGGGCACGATTACGGTCCGGCGAAGCGGGCGGCGATGTATCGTTTCCTCGCGCAGCAGTTCGGTTTGAAGACGGATTTCGACGAGTCGCACGTCGCGCTGGAGTCGCCCGATGCGCTCCGGGTTTTCAAGAGCGCCGACGAGTTGCCGGTCAGCGCGTGGCGCACGGCCGAAGCGGCTGAGGCCGCACTGCGGGCGCTGCAACGCTGATCAGCGCAACTGGGCGTCGAGCGAGCGCTCGGCGTCGGCGGGCAAGGTGAGTTGCAGCGTGGACGAGCCGGAGCGAACCAGCGCCGGGCGGCCGAGGTGCGAACGGATGACGGCGTGGGTAAGTGCGCCGTCGCGCCAGGCGAGATCGACGGTGAAGCCGTCGCGGGCGCGGAGGCCCTTAATGCTGCCCGTCGGCCACGATTTCGGGAGCGCGGGGAGCAGGTCGAGGATGACGGTGCCGTCGGCGGTGCGTTGATGGCTTTGGAGGAGCATTTCGACGATGCCGGCCGTGGCGCCGAAGTTGCCGTCGATCTGGAACGGGCCGCAAAGGTCGAAGAGATTCGGGAGCGTGCGTTTCGTGAGCAGCAGCGAGAGCTGGCGGTAGGCCATGTTGCCGTCGCCGACGCGCGCCCAGAGCGGAATGCGCCACGCGTAGCTCCAGCCGGTGCTGCCGTCGCCGCGCCATCCGAGGAGCTTTTTCGCGGCGGCGTAGACAGGCGCGTTGGCGGGAGTGAAAGCGTCGCCGGGATACAGCGCCCAGAGGGGCGACATGTGGCGGTGGACGTTGTTGGGCACGTCGACGTCGTCGAGCCACTCCTGGAGCTGGCCGTGCTGGCCGATGAGGTCGGGCGGGAGCTGTTGCAGTTTTGCGTCGAGCTCGGCGGCGAAGTCGGCGTCGCGTCCGAGCGTGCGCGCGGCGTCGCGCGTGGTGCGCCAGAGGGCGCGGATGAGCTGCGTGTCCATCGCGGGACCGATCGTCATCGTGCCTTGCTCGGGGGAAAATGACGGCGAGGTGACGAGCCAGCCGTGCTTCGGTTCGCGGATGAGGCTGTCGACGAAGAAGAGGGATGCTTCCTTCATCGCCGGGTAGGCGCGTTGCGCGAGGAAGTCGCGGTCTCCGGTGAAAAGGTAGCGCTCCCAGAGATGCCAGCAGAGCCAGGCGCCGCCAGTGGGCCAGATGCCGTCGATGTTGTTGATCGGGGCGGTGCCGCGCCAGAGGTCGAAGTTGTGGTGCAGCACCCAGCCGCGTGCGCCGTAGAGCTTTTGCGCGGTGCGCGCGCCGCTGATGCGCAGGTCGTCGATGGCGGCGAAGAAGGGCTCGTGGCATTCGCCGAGGCCGGTGGTCTCCGCGAGCCAGTAGTTCATCTCGAAATTGATGTTCGTGGTGTATTTCGATTCCCACGGTGGGTTGAGGAGCTCGTTCCAGACGCCTTGGAGGTTGGCGGGCTGCGAACCGGGGCGGCTGCTGGCGATGAGCAAGTAGCGGCCGTAGGCGAATTCGAGCGCGGCGAGCGCGGGGTCGGCGTCGATGTTGCCGGCGACTTTGGCGCGGCGGAGGCGTTCGTCGGTTGGAAGATCAGCGGCGGGCGTGGAGCCGAGATCGAGCGCGACGCGACGAAAGAGTTTCTGGTGATCGGCGATGTGGCGCGAGAGGAGCTGCGCGTAGGAATGCGGCGCAAGTTTCGCGAGGTAATCAGCGCAGCGCGCGATGGGATCGCCGCTGATGTCCTGCCAAGAGACGAAGCTCGTCGCGGCAACGAGGCGGAGCGTGGCGGTGGTGGCGCCGGTAAGAGTGAGGGTGTTTTCGGCGACGGCCAGCGTGCCGCCCTCGTGATCGACAGTGACGAGCGCCTCGAAACGGAGGCCGTCGGGTTGGACGCGGCCAGTGAGCGTGAGTCCGTTTGAACCGGCGAGCGGTTCGGTCGCGGCGTCCTTGTGCGGCGAATCGAGTTTTAGCGTGAAGGTGAGCGCGCCGGGTCGGTCGGCTTCGAGGCGGACGATGATCACGTTGTCCGGGTAACTCGCGAAGACGGTGCGGGTGAAGGTCACGCCGTCGACGTTGTAGCGCGTGGAGGCGAGGGCGGTATCGAGTTCGAGCGAGCGGCGATAGTTGCTCGCGGCGGCGTGGCCGGGGAAGTGCAGGCGAAGGTCGCCGAACGGTTGGTAGGCTTTCTGGCGGACGGGATCGCTGAGGACTTGGGCGCGCGCGAGCGTCTCGGCGGCTTTCACGTCGCCGGCGGCGAGGAGGCGGCGGACTTCCGGGAGGGCTGTGCCGGAGCCGGCGCGAACGTAGTCGTGCGGTTTTCCGAGCCAGAGCGTGTCTTCGTTGAACTGGATGCGCTCGTCGGCGGTGCCGCCGAAAACCATGGCGCCGAGGCGACCGTTGCCGATCGGGAGCGCCTCTTCCCATTTGGCGGCGGGATGGCTGAACCAGAGTTGAGTGCCTAGAGCTGAGGGCTGGGAGCCTGAAGGCGAAGTCGGCGCGGGCGTTGCCGCGGTGACCGAAGACGTGGCGGCGAGGAGGAGTGTGGCGGCGAGCGTCGAAAGGCGCATGTGGCGGGGGAGCGGATGAAGGTTATCGGGAAAACCCGCGCCTGGAGGTCGTGGGCCACCGGGCAAAAAGGAAAAGGGCCGTTCGACGAACGGCCCGATGGAATTGCGGAGTTATTTCTGCGCGAGCGGGTCGACGTTGTTTTTTAGGTCGGTCCAGTCGGTCTTCGGCGCGCGCGGGTCGAGGCCGTAGATGAATTTCTCGATGTTGGTGTAGCCGTCGCCGTTGGCGTCCTTGAGCGCGTCCGACGCGTCGTGCGGATTGAGGCCGTGCGCGGTTTCCCACGCGTCGGGCATGCCGTCGCCGTCGCTGTCGACGTAGGGGGTGCCTTGGTAGTCGGGATAGCCGCCGACTTCGCTCGGGTTGGTCACGAATCCGGCGGCGACGTAACGGGGGAGCTCGTCGGTGAATTTCTGCTGGTAGCCGTAGAATTTGGCGAGTTTCGGTGTCTCGGGCGAGATGGTGCGCGGCGGGATTTTGCCGGTGCGGACTTGTTCGAGCACGCGGGCGTCGACGGCGTCGCGCGTGGGCAGGTAGGCGCCGGCGTGAGCGACGACGTAGGCGAAGGCTTCCTGCGCGGAGGTGAGCGGGAATTGCGCGTGCGCGAACGGTTCGTTGACGCGAATGGCTTTGAGCGCGTCGGCTTCGGTCTCGACGTAGAACTTCAGGGAGTCGACGTGGGCCTGGGTTTTCGCGGCGAACTCGTCGCGCTTCGCGCCGTCTTTCGGAGCTGCGGCCATCAACTCGCGGAATTTGCGCTCGCGGCTGACGACGTCGGGCTGCACGCCGCCGTCCCAGTTGTCTTTCGTCACGCGCGCGTTGCCCTCGACGACGTTGCCGGCGACGTAGGCTTTGCCGAAGTGATTCACGGCAGTGCGGCTGCGCTCGGACTCGGGTTTGAGGATGCGGTAGGCGACGTCGTCGTCCGGCGTGCCGGGGCCGGGTTTGAAGTAGTTGTTGATGATGTTGTAGAGGCTGGCGTGGTCGCCGCCGTCGATGGTGCGGTGGCGCCAGTTGAAGAGGACGTTGTTGGCGAAGGTGAAGTCGCCATACATGCCGACGCTCGGGTTGCGGCCGGTGTTGCAGGCCCAGAGGTTGTGGTGGAACGTGCTGTTGAGTCCACCGATGGTGGAGCCGAAGGCGTGGTGATAGGTGCTGAGCGACTCGGACGAGATGCTATTCTGGATCGTGATGTTCACCGTGGGGAGCTTGAGCTCCTTGCCGCCGCCGGGCGGCTGATACATGTGGCGATACATCGAGAGGTTCTCGTCGAGGCTCCACGAGGTGGAGACGTGATCGATCATGATGTTGCCGACCGGATTGCCGCCGAGGGAATCGTCGCGGTCGGCCGGGTCGGTCTCGCCGCGGCGGAAACGCAGGTGGCGGACGATGACGTCGTGGGTTTCGATTTCGACGGTGTTGCCGGCGATGCAGACGCCGTCGCCCGGCGCGGTGTTGCCGACGAGCGTGACGTAGGGGGCGCGGATGCGGAGATGGTCTTTCAGATGAATGATGCCGGCGACGTTGAAGACGATGATGCGCGGGCCGGCGGTCTCGAGCGCCTCGCGCAGCGTGCCGGGGCCGGAGTCGGCGAGCGAGGTGACGACGATGACTTTGCCGCCGCGGCCGCCGAAGGAATACATGCCGCCGCCCCACGCGCCGGGGAACGCGGGAATCTTCGCCTGTGGCAGATCGGCGGGCTTGGCGGCGCCGGGCAGGTAGGGTTTCCCTTTTGCCGCCCAGGCTTCGATCTCGGGCAGCTGGCGGGCGAAAATCTCGTCGGAGCGCCGGTCGGCGGCCTGCTTTTGTTTTTCGGCGGCGGCTTTGAGATCGGCGGGAACTTGCGGGTAGCCTTGGGCGAGAGCGACGGTCGCGATGAATCCGAGCGCGAGCGCGGCGACGGTGCGGCGCGTAAGATGATGGAGCTTCATGGGAGCGATGAAAACGGGGCGGATTACTTGGCCGCGGGCGCGGCGGGGTGGGTGAGATTTTTTTCGGCTTCCTTCATGTTGTAGCCGGCTTTCGCGAGGTAATTGTTGATGCGGCCCTTGTATTTGCCGAACCAAGCGTGCTT
This window of the Candidatus Didemnitutus sp. genome carries:
- a CDS encoding acetylxylan esterase, giving the protein MVKSLVLLFASAAAASAAVNWLPSSVPSAPANGPALCVRDFLTPEQGDAVLRAAAKEFDTRASWAAYADVMRRKIQEGAGLAPWPRRTPLNAMVSEPRAHDGYTVQNVMFEPVPGVFVGGNLYRPLRAAKLAPAVLTTHGHTPGVNAPEDWARHGRFTESVQRRSATLARCGAVVLSLDMFGYGDSLIAFGPEAHRRPFSLTMQLWTALRAVDFLASLPGVDAKRIAVTGESGGGAQAFLLAALEPRIAVSVPVVMVSGYFFGGCPCESGLPIHRSPEHFASNAMIAALAAPRPQLVVSDGKDWTQFTPESEFPFLQHVYGLFDAPTKVANVHLAGEGHDYGPAKRAAMYRFLAQQFGLKTDFDESHVALESPDALRVFKSADELPVSAWRTAEAAEAALRALQR
- a CDS encoding glycoside hydrolase family 95 protein codes for the protein MRLSTLAATLLLAATSSVTAATPAPTSPSGSQPSALGTQLWFSHPAAKWEEALPIGNGRLGAMVFGGTADERIQFNEDTLWLGKPHDYVRAGSGTALPEVRRLLAAGDVKAAETLARAQVLSDPVRQKAYQPFGDLRLHFPGHAAASNYRRSLELDTALASTRYNVDGVTFTRTVFASYPDNVIIVRLEADRPGALTFTLKLDSPHKDAATEPLAGSNGLTLTGRVQPDGLRFEALVTVDHEGGTLAVAENTLTLTGATTATLRLVAATSFVSWQDISGDPIARCADYLAKLAPHSYAQLLSRHIADHQKLFRRVALDLGSTPAADLPTDERLRRAKVAGNIDADPALAALEFAYGRYLLIASSRPGSQPANLQGVWNELLNPPWESKYTTNINFEMNYWLAETTGLGECHEPFFAAIDDLRISGARTAQKLYGARGWVLHHNFDLWRGTAPINNIDGIWPTGGAWLCWHLWERYLFTGDRDFLAQRAYPAMKEASLFFVDSLIREPKHGWLVTSPSFSPEQGTMTIGPAMDTQLIRALWRTTRDAARTLGRDADFAAELDAKLQQLPPDLIGQHGQLQEWLDDVDVPNNVHRHMSPLWALYPGDAFTPANAPVYAAAKKLLGWRGDGSTGWSYAWRIPLWARVGDGNMAYRQLSLLLTKRTLPNLFDLCGPFQIDGNFGATAGIVEMLLQSHQRTADGTVILDLLPALPKSWPTGSIKGLRARDGFTVDLAWRDGALTHAVIRSHLGRPALVRSGSSTLQLTLPADAERSLDAQLR